gtggcggttGATACTGGTAGTAGGGTGGTGGAGGAGCCTGTTGCACCACCACAACTGGCTGGGGTGGTGGgggtggctgctgctgctgaaccACCACAACTTGAGGTGGTGGGCGGTGATGACGACGTGGCCATGGTGGTGCGATCTGGACCTTAATCACGGGCCCACGGCGATGTGGTGGTGGCCCTCCGCAGTGATCGTGGGGTGGTGGTGGCATGGTGGTTCTATATTCCTCTAGCTTGTACGTCCAACTATGTCGACTTATCGCTGgtaactgaactgaactgcaTGACTAGCTCGTGGGACAGACTAAGTAATCAAACACTTAAATATCAGCCCTCATAAAAAAGCTCCACAAAAACTACTCATACGCAGTGGGTACTATTGTTTACTTTAACCACGGAAAGTATCGATACGTATCGAtagaaataacaaaaatataatttattttatcaagcttttaaaaaattcgaaaaccTTAGTCACCAGGCgtttttttacgttttcttTAATGACTCATTGTCTATCAGGCTACCCGAGATTTACCTTTTTATCTacaatttttaagactttGCTAATGTGTAAGTATATTtgggggattttttttttacttactaAGAATTGTGAAAATGTTAATAGGAGctctttaaacaaaattattacaaaattcaagaaaaatttcacaagctttaaatttttttaatattttatatttattattattaataaagtatgat
The genomic region above belongs to Drosophila takahashii strain IR98-3 E-12201 chromosome 2L, DtakHiC1v2, whole genome shotgun sequence and contains:
- the LOC108068172 gene encoding uncharacterized protein, encoding MPPPPHDHCGGPPPHRRGPVIKVQIAPPWPRRHHRPPPQVVVVQQQQPPPPPQPVVVVQQAPPPPYYQYQPPPPPPSGSSHYHNPQY